The DNA segment CTTCTATTTGGGTGATCTACATTATACATTGTATCACTTGAATTTTTTTGATCTGAGCATTCCATACAACACTGAATGCCTTACTTTTCTAACACCAGAATCATTAACAGAAAACTCATGGAAGTTATTAATACTTCCATTCAAGTAAGTACAATAAAAAGCAATGTAATTAAAacaaattaactaaaatatataaattttgatTTCTAGACTTTACACTTGGATTGCTCTTATTCTCACCTtacttttagggagcattatattttattttttgtcATTGTCTTATAAAAAGCACATAAGTTTATATAAAAGTCAAATGCAACTTAAAAATATATCTATGAAGAAGGAAGTAAAAGGCTTGTACTTATTTACTGAAATAGAGAACAgcatattatatacttatagtATGCTCGTGCAAGTTTCACTACCAAACTTGCCAAACCCATGGGCTGTGCGAGTATTAATTGGGTGGTGGTGGATATATAGTATTTTACTTGTAGTTGCCTATCGAGCTAGCATGACTGCTACTTTAGCAAATCCAGTTGCTAGGTGAAAATCAttataataaaattttattattattattatcatctgTCAATAAGATAATAATTTATAACTATActtttttataataataataatattaataaatttaattattactATTTATTTACATTGCAATTTGAATGCAGAGTTACTATTGATACATTAGCTGATTTGGCTAAAAGTTCTATAGAAGTTGGAGGATGGAATAAAGAGAgcaaaaatttttttttaacattagCAGACCTCAATAGCCAAGAAATTGGTAAGAGATTTCAGCTAATTGAACATGAAGATGAAGCAATAAAAAAAGTGACAAGTGGATCTTTTTGTTATTACGAGAATTCATATTTGCTACAACACGCCCGTGTGAGACAGCAGATATCGGAAAGAGaacaaaagaaaaataaaactaTAGAGAGTAAATCATTAAAGCATAATTTGCATATTATGGAAGAATGTGTTATAAATGTGCCAATAGCTCTTGGGATGGAAAAAAATTCACCATTGAAACCGCACGTTGATACTTTGGTATTTTCCTTTTTGGTTGCTATACCAAAAATTACCATAAAACTATCATGAAGATATATTTGATGTACAATTCATAATTGTACACGATACAAATTTTTAGGTGAGGAAGATAATAGAAGCTGGATTAATCGAGAAATGGTTGAGTGATGTCATGGAATGGTGCAAAATTATGGATATACGACAAGAAACTCAATCAGAAAAAGCACTGGTTAATCTTCATAAGTTGCAAGGTGCATTCATTGTTATTACAGTTGGTTATTTATTAGCTTTCACTGTTTTAATAGGTGAAATTTTGTATTGGAAATATATTGTCTTAAATGACCCAAAATTTGACAAATATCATTTAGATAAATTCTACAACAATAAATAGGTAGTAATTGCAAAATACAAAGGAATTAGTTAAATTTACAGGTTCATTTCCAAAAATGTATAAGTAACTTTAAACAAAACATATTTCATTATTGTATGTAATGATATTCTATACAAAAGAATATTTACACAACACATTACTGTTATACAATATGTAATCtatttatgaatattataatattaatataaatataaagtatatatatgtaaaaaaaatattttcaagtATCAATAAAAGCATTCTcataataaatttttaattacatATTAACCAAAACTTATATACGCACCAGTTTTGCAATTGAGGAACGTCACCATTTCTACTTTGATCGTAATTATTTAACTATATATACCTATCTCTTGCGTATGTGTGACGAGTTTCTTATATTTTTTCTCTCCATCGTCCTTCCCTCAATCACGCAcatttcacttctatttttAGTTATCTTTTTGGTATGAAAAACGAATCGATTAAATGGAACCGCTTCGTGTGCATTTATGTCAAATCGCGTTATACGTCATTGAGAGAATTATACAAAGAGATATTTAGTGGAAAGTGTAATTTCTCGTTAAACAGAATTTATGCATGGAACCTTTTTACCTTTACCATTTAGTGTAACAATATTACTTAAAACTTAATGTAAAAATTCATTGTCAGTTTACTGAAAGTTCTAGAAAATCAATAAAATAATTTTGTACATgcgtatataatatatatgtatctaCCTGAAGGTAGCGATAAAATTGTtttcttcatttctatgatacagaTTGTCAATCTTGTGTGTTGTGTGTGATATGTGTATATAATACATGAAAATGAAATCAGTAATAGAGAATACAAAAGATAAAGGACAAGAAGACCCTATTAGatgtatatttttttcagaATTTCATCCTATTGTGGGTCCAATGATTACTTGTCAggttaataaatattacatcgctTATTTGTGcggaataatatttttaattgtttTTTATAATTCTAAACAAAACACTTTTATACTTAATTTATTTACCACTTTTGCAAGGTTCCAGATAACTTTATTTCAAAGGACATCTTTGATAATGTCAGTGTTTATATTATACCCAAAGCACAGTTACAACGCAGCATTATAACAGTGTAAGTTTCATTTAcaagatttaaatatttaaacacTGAGATTAGAATAACTTACCAAGTTGTTCACTTTATTACAGAACATTGAAAGATTACAAAATCTTGGGTTTCCCCGTAAAACTTGATGATAAGAAATATGCAAGAAAtgcattttattttaatttatgctTTGTATGCGATGCAGAAGCTCGTACTGTGCACTATGAACCTGTGGTAAAAAAAATGTCTGATTTTCTAGTAAGAATATATATGTTTCTAATAATTATCTCTCTACTTCTTATACATTGCTTCACTTGTTCAATTTAATTTTTCAGATGGCTCTTGAAGTAGAAAATTGCTTTTTATCTGCTTCAGAGGATAAAACAAGATTATCAGAAATGCTCCAACAAGTAATGCAAGATTTAAATTTACATAAGATGTGTACGTTAACAggtaaaattattttatataagaAAATAGTGATGTGCATACGTGTGTGTtatatatgtgtgtatgtgtgtgtgtgtgtcaaaTCATTAAAgatgtaaaatacaatattttaaTAGAGGGAACAATGACGTCCCATTTGAAAGTCATAAAGTTAGCACCTGAGCCAAAACCAGTTCTTGATCATCAGGTACCAATATTCTTGGAAGGCCGCGAAGCATTTCAGAGTGATCAGTGGGATTTGACTACTCAGCAAGTATTACCATACATAGATGGATTTAATCATGTTGCACGGATAGCTGCTGAAGCAGATGTAGAAAACAATTTGGTTAAAAGTTGTGTACAGAATCTTGTGTaagtatacatatacatataacatAGAATTTTACATAAAGTATGTAGTTTTtgcaatattatttttatttgtagTTATTATGGCATTGTAACTTTGATTCCAATATTCCAATATAGTAATGTCTATGCCGCAACATCAAAATTAAGGGAGTTGGTGGAAAACACAAAATTACAAGAACGATGTATAGCATATGCTTCAAAATTTTGTAAGCTTTATATTCTCAGTATAAAAACTTGCGAAAATAACAAACCATTCTGTAAGTGATTACTTTTAGCTAGACAACCTGCATATCTTAGAGATATATATCGAATGTATGCAAGTATGACACATGGTAGCAGTATGAGAGACTTGTGTCAACGTCTCAATCCTCAAAATTTAAGAATCAATGAAAGGCGATTAGTACAATTTGGACTCATTGAAGGTCTTATTCGTAGAGTATACAAggttattaaatttattatggAGTCTTTAATTcagtttaataattatttacttTTAACTTTTATAGCCAACTTTTATAATTTGCAGTATCCTATATATTTGCCAGGATCTCCTTCTAATGAAGAGACAAAGAACAATCcagtttataaatattttacagGGACATATAGTCTTGATGAAATTTGTTGTAGTACAGGTCAATCAGCTGCACAGGTCGAAGACATTGTTGAACGTGATCCTAATGTTGTTATGTTATGGAAATAACATAATCCTTATAAATAGTATTCCACGAACTTTGTTTTCTATAGTTTTGATAAATACACGCAGGATACATTATAAATGATAAATAGTCAAATCgcaaattattatatttattgtatattgtcGATCATTCGTTTGACTTCATTTATGTATATTTCAGGCACTTTGTCCCTTCTCATTTCATTACATTTCCTTTCCATTGTTTCACGCATTTTCTTCTTACGCATAGCAGCTTCTGTGCGAATCGTTAGACCTTCCTCGAACATTTTTTGTCTCGCCTCAATACGTTCTCTTTCCTTTTCATTTACCTGATAGAAGTAATAGATAATATATTCGCTTAAATTAGAtatgattaaaaataaaatccTCAGAATTTGATATAGCTAAATGTGATAAAATGCTTCATGTGTGGcaaaatttaataaatgatAACAGAAAGTATTGTGtaataatattagtataaactaaaataatttatgacataattaattaataattttaaaattatttgcTCAAAAACAAACCTGTTTTAGTATTTCGCTCCTGTGCTTTAATGCTCGTCGTTGTTTATTTTCGCGTTCTTCTTGTTCTCGACAAAAAGCTTCTTTTTGGACACGTGTAATTTTTTCAAATTCGCGTTGTTCCCGTTCTAACTCGATTGCTTCCATTATTCGTTTGTTATTTAATTGTTTCTCCCTCTCTTTCATAAGAGATTTTTGAGCTTCTGCTTTTTTCAATGCTTCTTCCTTTTCCTTTTGCCTCCACTGTCGTTCTACTTCTTCTTGAACCCGTGCAGCATTTAACTCGTCAAGTCGTTCCTATAGAAGTAGAAAAAACGTATTTTCATATGTTTTAATATAAACTTTTTACATTTTGTTGTCAACATTAGTAGTTTTCATACAGAGTAAGCATGCTGTTATAAAATTTATAACGTGCAATAAGATAAAATACAACTATTAATTAAAACATTGAATACTTGAACGTCTTTTGCTTGCAGTGATTGTGCTGCAACTAAAGCTTTAGCTTGCTCTTTTCGTAATTTTTCCAATCTTCGTTCTTCCGCTAGTTTTGTTTCCCGTTCTTCCTTGTATCGTTGATACTCTTTTAACCTGTGAGTAAAATATTATTACGGGTTGATTAAACTTTAAACAGTTCGATCAATTGTACCTGAgatcaataattttattttCCTGTTCTTCCATTGCTTTGAGATGTTTCAATTGCTCGTTTCCTTCAGTAAATTGTTGTCGAATCCGTGCGTTTTCCAATTCTTTGTTTCGTAGTTTCGCAATTTCCTGTTGCTGCCAAGCAATATTACTTAAATTAATTAATCTACTCTCTTCCTGCTTTCTTTCAAACTCTAATATCCTGTTTTCTTCATTTTCCTTTATTTGATCCATTAAACTATTGGTAAATTTTTGTCTTTTGACTGCTTCTTCCTGCTCCTTCTTTATTTCTTCTTTAATGGCCCATCTCCTTTTATTTTCCATCATATCATTTAATCGTTTTTCTTCCTCTTGTAATTCACACTCAATTAACTTTTTCTCTTCTACCTGTTAAAGTATGTAAGCTTTTGTAATTACGAAAAGAAAATACGAATATTCTCTCATCAAAAGCTATTgcattttataaaatatatttggtGTAATATTTTACTGTTTCATTTCGTGTTTCATTCATCATTTTATTTACCTGCGCATCTCGAATAGCTCGACATTTGGTTTCAAGGATGATCCTATTACATTTCTGAATTTCTTCTTCTTGTTCAAGCTTCATGTTCTCCGCCCTTTGAAGAATGTGTTTCGCTCTTTTCCTAGCTTCCTCTTCAATTTCGATCAATTGCGCACATTTCTCTTGGGGCCTCTCTCGATCCATTCTACGAAATTCCTCTCTCCTCTCTATACTCTCTTTTATAAGTCTCTGCATTCCTTCTTCATCTACTTTCAGAGCTGCTTTTCGTTCTGTCTCCGACATAAGGGTACATTTACGAAATTCATCGTATTCTTTTTTTGTCAGAACTTTTGCAGATGGCAATTTTTCTCTCATAGCACTTACTCGCATTCTCCCTCTATTCTTACTTAAATTTTCAGGTAactaaataatttattaaatattttagtGCTATGGAAGTACaagtttttatttaaatttattaGAATAGAAATGCAAGATTACCTGCTTTCCAGAAGAACAATGTTGCAAACGGCTTGTTTTACATTCAGCAATTCGGGTGCAAGTATTCTGTAATGCACCCGAACAAACTTGATCCTTAAATTTCGATTTCTTCCAATCTTTTGTATTACTAGATACTGATGTACAAACAGTGTTTAATTTTGATGTGTTCTTTTCTACTTTTTGTATCACCATTTTACAATTTTAGAGTGTCAATCTTTTTTCTCGACGTCTAACTTATTAATTGGTAAAGGTTATTCTGTTATAACTAAAACGAATTTAACAAATAAATTCATATTTCTTCGCGCGGTAAACTTGAGGAATACTTACAGCTTCTTTTGATAGTACTTTTTGGAATATATTTCTGTTGTCGTTGTAAACATAGATGgaataaaaattagaataaattGATCAAAATAAACTGATGTAGAGGACTGATGCGGAACAAgtcatttattatttataaacagTGACCAATTATTGCTTTGTTGTTTGTTCGATACTAATcttccgctttagaggtaagagagagaaagatatataagaaagttataggaaagagtgagatagatgcTGCGGACCCTACTCCGGAACCCTTGGCGCCATCTCtctgaaaagtgctcaaactggtcgcacataattatcgacagcgaagtaaactactcaagaactactaacgCCATCTATTCGAGGAGCGCTGAAACTGCTCgcgcattagtttcagtacttcgCACAGGGATGGCGCTAGTggttcttcagtagtttacttcgctgtcgataacgcggtGCGacaagtttgagcacttttcacagagatagcGCCACGAGTACAaacaaaaatttttttaaatatttgaatGCTATGAACGTATATATTGCAGTTTACCTGCAGTCTTCATCATTTCACACAAAATTTCTTTGCTTTCATGCAACGGAATAAAAAACTGATTATATCATTAGAAAGCTTAGTGACTAAAGATGTTTTTGTGAAATTTACTGCCCTCCACATCTAAAAATAACTACTTAAATACGAGATCAAAGATTTCGTAATTTGCAAATTTTGCTTCCTGAGAtaagtttaaacttttattactccACTTGTTCTCGAGTTTCAAGGTAAAATAGggactattataatagcaaatttatCGCTCTGCATCAATATTGtttgtcattttcttgtaggaATTACGGTTTGGAAGATgcaatcaataatatgagtgaAACTACTGTTTCTCTGAAAAAAATTGGACCTAGGGTTATATGAACTTTTTTgctgcttttgaagtgtagcatcagctgtaaaaatttctcaccctgtatattgaaattttttaaatgaaCATATGCGTATACATAAAACAAGTGAACTCCGTAGAAGTCGGCCTTTCtataacacgatatcgattTACTGCATAACATTACTAATATAGTTTAATATTCAGTACAAATTACTGATAtcttttaataattatatttttgaCAGCTCTATCACTTCTTTGGTCCCGTAGTTTTTTATCGTATTTTGAACCTATTTTTTTACATAATTTCTCAGTTTTTTAAGTTTTCAGAACCTAATTACTGTGTTGCACAAAAATTATGTACACTAAAAATATATTGTTTTGTTGTCTTAGTGAAGATGTAGAACCAACCAAAGGAGCGCAAGGGTGATTCACCCCTTTTGCTCGTGTATGCGTTTGTCGTCGAGTTTCCCGTCGTCGTCGGCTTTCTTCAGGTGGGAAAATGCACATGTGTCTATGCTGTCGCGTCTTTTGTCTGCTGTGCTGCAGGTAAAGAATATACTCTAGTATCCGCCGAATATTGAAAATGGATTTTCGTACGGAGAGTGTTTTGGAATGTATTGAAATTTAAAATCTAACTGGGATGATATTATGATTTGTAATTGATacttttgaaaaaaaaattctataCGTCTTTTCTTCTCTGTTTAGAAATATGCAGTGAATTATTTAACTGTAATTACTTAACTTTCTTGGTAAACTATTTGCTGTTTGAAAAGATGTTTCAAACAAATGTTATTTGGTATCAAAAGAGACGTACAACGTAACAATAATAGTTTTACTATACAAGTCTAAAGTGTTtaaaaagaatattgattttctCTGCAATTGTTTTATGAAATGAAATGTTAAAAACAAGAGTATTACGTTTGATACAACGTGCAACAGCTGTTCCATGTATTCTCGTGGGAAATATACAACGTACCGACTATTTGGCGAATCGATTTTGCAAGGGGAACTTTTACATTTAAGCATTAAACAGTGTCTGAAGAATGAAAAAGTCGATCGATATCACGATACACACATACAAAAAATAACCATTTACACCCAACAGTTAAATTTAACTTCAGTCACATACGTATCAAGATACTATTATTCAATACAGAATTGAATATTTATAGTATAGAAGTTGTAAATTTTTCTGTTATAAGTTCGTAGCTTTTAGTTACGATGACCGCTCTAGTAATTGCCGCTCTTGTAATCAACAATCAATAATACTTACAATATTATGTAATGTTAATTTACTTAACAGATTTCCAATTTACAAAACAATAGTTTCATATTTGATTAAGATTTCAGAATGTATTACCCTTTTATTTATAAATCCACTACAATCTTTTAACGTGGAATAGATATTGTTAAGCAAATACAATTAAATAGCATGCTACATGTAAAATTTCAATGATTcaaaatttcaaaatttcatgatactacaaaaaaatgtttttttcattataaaatattctCTCTCGAAACGAGTAACATTTAAAACCTTTACTGTTATATGTGTATGTACGAAAAAAAGAGGGGAACGAGAACCAATCTATATCCACCACGTCTGTCAAGTTTCAACCACACTTCGATCC comes from the Xylocopa sonorina isolate GNS202 chromosome 1, iyXylSono1_principal, whole genome shotgun sequence genome and includes:
- the Ir68a gene encoding ionotropic receptor 68a: MMLIILLLQVILISGESVFYKRHQSKHSEKNLKSVVETVVGEISERVNCVVLVTDSVYQTLVDIEVIKNSTLSKYEIRLRDNEQFSRPKQRIQKILINSKTIGCNAYIILIANGFLAAEFLQYTERERLINTHGLFLLLYDSRLFQPNLHYIWNRIINVVFIRRYNAYNHRSGQDTINEKIDLNTVHFPAHAKTFTTTKYIDTWYQGKLRYGTNHFIEKTTNLRNKHLRIAVFQHIPAVTESSRTYYNKRPNNNIEALGIEFELIQIISKAMNFRPEYYMPYNIVSEKWGIEEDNLTHTGLISEAIQGKAAFYLGDLHYTLYHLNFFDLSIPYNTECLTFLTPESLTENSWKLLILPFKLYTWIALILTLLLGSIIFYFLSLSYKKHISLYKSQMQLKNISMKKEVKGLYLFTEIENSILYTYSMLVQVSLPNLPNPWAVRVLIGWWWIYSILLVVAYRASMTATLANPVARVTIDTLADLAKSSIEVGGWNKESKNFFLTLADLNSQEIGKRFQLIEHEDEAIKKVTSGSFCYYENSYLLQHARVRQQISEREQKKNKTIESKSLKHNLHIMEECVINVPIALGMEKNSPLKPHVDTLVRKIIEAGLIEKWLSDVMEWCKIMDIRQETQSEKALVNLHKLQGAFIVITVGYLLAFTVLIGEILYWKYIVLNDPKFDKYHLDKFYNNK
- the Nprl2 gene encoding nitrogen permease regulator-like 2 isoform X2, encoding MKMKSVIENTKDKGQEDPIRCIFFSEFHPIVGPMITCQVPDNFISKDIFDNVSVYIIPKAQLQRSIITVTLKDYKILGFPVKLDDKKYARNAFYFNLCFVCDAEARTVHYEPVVKKMSDFLMALEVENCFLSASEDKTRLSEMLQQVMQDLNLHKMCTLTEGTMTSHLKVIKLAPEPKPVLDHQVPIFLEGREAFQSDQWDLTTQQVLPYIDGFNHVARIAAEADVENNLVKSCVQNLVNVYAATSKLRELVENTKLQERCIAYASKFSRQPAYLRDIYRMYASMTHGSSMRDLCQRLNPQNLRINERRLVQFGLIEGLIRRVYKYPIYLPGSPSNEETKNNPVYKYFTGTYSLDEICCSTGQSAAQVEDIVERDPNVVMLWK
- the LOC143428172 gene encoding cilia- and flagella-associated protein 45 produces the protein MVIQKVEKNTSKLNTVCTSVSSNTKDWKKSKFKDQVCSGALQNTCTRIAECKTSRLQHCSSGKQLPENLSKNRGRMRVSAMREKLPSAKVLTKKEYDEFRKCTLMSETERKAALKVDEEGMQRLIKESIERREEFRRMDRERPQEKCAQLIEIEEEARKRAKHILQRAENMKLEQEEEIQKCNRIILETKCRAIRDAQVEEKKLIECELQEEEKRLNDMMENKRRWAIKEEIKKEQEEAVKRQKFTNSLMDQIKENEENRILEFERKQEESRLINLSNIAWQQQEIAKLRNKELENARIRQQFTEGNEQLKHLKAMEEQENKIIDLRLKEYQRYKEERETKLAEERRLEKLRKEQAKALVAAQSLQAKDVQERLDELNAARVQEEVERQWRQKEKEEALKKAEAQKSLMKEREKQLNNKRIMEAIELEREQREFEKITRVQKEAFCREQEERENKQRRALKHRSEILKQVNEKERERIEARQKMFEEGLTIRTEAAMRKKKMRETMERKCNEMRRDKVPEIYINEVKRMIDNIQ
- the Nprl2 gene encoding nitrogen permease regulator-like 2 isoform X1, with protein sequence MKMKSVIENTKDKGQEDPIRCIFFSEFHPIVGPMITCQVPDNFISKDIFDNVSVYIIPKAQLQRSIITVTLKDYKILGFPVKLDDKKYARNAFYFNLCFVCDAEARTVHYEPVVKKMSDFLMALEVENCFLSASEDKTRLSEMLQQVMQDLNLHKMCTLTEGTMTSHLKVIKLAPEPKPVLDHQVPIFLEGREAFQSDQWDLTTQQVLPYIDGFNHVARIAAEADVENNLVKSCVQNLVYYGIVTLIPIFQYSNVYAATSKLRELVENTKLQERCIAYASKFSRQPAYLRDIYRMYASMTHGSSMRDLCQRLNPQNLRINERRLVQFGLIEGLIRRVYKYPIYLPGSPSNEETKNNPVYKYFTGTYSLDEICCSTGQSAAQVEDIVERDPNVVMLWK